One genomic region from Eptesicus fuscus isolate TK198812 chromosome 18, DD_ASM_mEF_20220401, whole genome shotgun sequence encodes:
- the CSPG5 gene encoding chondroitin sulfate proteoglycan 5: MGRARGGGPGRGPPPLLLLAAALVLVAGAAPAREAGSAVEVDEPAQTPAAWEPRANDTREKAGPPGAGEEAWTVDGPPGGPGVGPEDALEASAAVTGTAWLEADSPGLGAATAEAGSGDTQALPATPPAPGGAPGPSSLPPALPEATAAGGPPSPAPGPPPSPGPQRPDGSPAELWLNLGGGTPEPPGPEPTYPLQGAPERHPGSEVIDIDYFQGLDGEGRGADLGSFPEPPGPSERHPDDGGETPSWSLLDLYDDFTPFDESDFYPTTSFYDDLEEEEEGEEGKDAGADLDDEDGLVPSRKPGLGPGTGQPPSWWHAVPPQHTLGTAPGGSIALRPRPGEPGRDLAPGENGTACRSGFVRHNSSCRSVCDLLPSYCHNGGQCYLVESLGAFCRCNTQDYIWHKGARCESVITDFQVLCVAVGSAALVLLLLFMMTVFFAKKLYLLRTENTKLRRTHKFRTPSELHNDNFSLSTIAEGSHPNDDPSAPHKIQEVLKSCLKEEEPFIVQNSLSPKLEGGRGDPAELEANCLQNNLT, translated from the exons ATGGGCCGCGCTAGGGGCGGGGGCCCGGGCCGggggccgccgccgctgctgctcctGGCGGCCGCGCTGGTGCTGGTCGCCGGGGCCGCGCCGG CGCGCGAGGCGGGCAGCGCCGTGGAGGTGGACGAGCCCGCACAGACCCCCGCGGCGTGGGAGCCGCGTGCCAACGACACGCGGGAGAAGGCGGGCCcgcccggggccggggaggaggcctGGACGGTGGACGGGCCCCCGGGGGGCCCCGGGGTCGGGCCGGAGGACGCGCTGGAGGCATCGGCCGCCGTGACGGGCACCGCCTGGCTGGAGGCCGACAGCCCGGGCCTGGGCGCGGCGACGGCAGAGGCGGGCAGCGGGGACACGCAGGCTCTGCCCGCCACGCCCCCGGCGCCGGGCGGGGCCCCTGGGCCGTCCTCCCTGCCGCCCGCCCTTCCTGAAGCCACAGCGGCCGgtggacccccctcccccgcccccggccccccgccgagcccaggcccccagcgccCCGACGGGAGCCCCGCGGAGCTGTGGCTGAACCTGGGGGGCGGCACCCCTGAGCCTCCGGGGCCGGAGCCCACGTACCCGCTCCAGGGCGCCCCGGAGCGCCACCCGGGGTCCGAGGTCATTGACATCGACTACTTCCAAGGACTGGATGGCGAAGGCCGCGGCGCCGACCTGGGGAGCTTCCCCGAGCCGCCAGGGCCCTCGGAGCGCCACCCCGACGACGGGGGCGAGACCCCCTCCTGGAGCCTGCTGGACCTGTACGACGACTTCACCCCCTTCGACGAGTCCGACTTCTACCCCACCACGTCCTTCTATGAcgacctggaggaggaggaggagggggaggagggcaaggATGCAGGTGCAGACCTGGACGACGAGGACGGCCTGGTGCCCAGCAGGAAGCCTGGCCTGGGGCCCGGCACCGGCCAGCCCCCCAGCTGGTGGCACGCCGTGCCCCCTCAGCACACCCTGGGCACGGCCCCTGGCGGCAGCATCGCACTCAGGCCGCGCCCGGGAGAGCCGGGCCGGGACCTGGCCCCCGGCGAGAACGGCACCGCGTGCCGCAGCGGCTTCGTGCGGCACAACAGCTCCTGCCGGTCCGTGTGCGACCTCCTCCCCAGTTACTGCCACAACGGCGGCCAGTGCTACCTGGTGGAGAGCCTCGGGGCCTTCTGCAG GTGCAACACCCAGGACTACATCTGGCACAAGGGGGCGCGCTGCGAGTCCGTCATCACCGACTTCCAGGTGCTGTGCGTGGCCGTGGGCTCCGCCGCCCTCGTGCTGCTCCTGCTCTTCATGATGACCGTGTTCTTCGCCAAGAAGCTCTACCTGCTCCGGACCGAGAACACCAAGCTGCGCCGGACCCA CAAATTCCGGACCCCGTCTGAACTCCACAACGACAACTTCTCCCTTTCCACCATTGCCGAGGGCTCGCACCCAAAC GACGACCCCAGCGCCCCCCACAAAATCCAGGAGGTCCTCAAGTCCTGCCTGAAAGAGGAGGAGCCCTTCATCGTCCAGAACTCCCTGTCGCCCAAGCTCGAGGGCGGCCGCGGCGACCCCGCGGAGCTGGAGGCCAACTGTCTTCAGAACAACTTGACCTGA